One part of the Dysgonomonadaceae bacterium PH5-43 genome encodes these proteins:
- a CDS encoding endonuclease/exonuclease/phosphatase family metal-dependent hydrolase (product_source=COG3568; cath_funfam=3.60.10.10; cog=COG3568; pfam=PF03372; superfamily=56219; transmembrane_helix_parts=Inside_1_6,TMhelix_7_29,Outside_30_41,TMhelix_42_64,Inside_65_68,TMhelix_69_88,Outside_89_365), with the protein MKTFKKFALTVITLVFILSIIVLLISAFSDRISPLRNVYISFFGLFFPFILGFNILFLIIWAIFKKWKYVAISFLVLIICSGSIRAYFPINFPNKEIPQNSIKVLTYNVMRFEHLRKHSTKEPNPILEYVKEQDPDIVCFQEFAFSEQDNFLTKKDIIKAIDMPYHSILFPKQHSSNGLAIFSKYPILSARLLPISSEYNGAGVYDLDINGKKVTLVNNHLESNKLSGEDRTTYYNMTTKDINSQKLEAFTHLMFRRLRPAFKKRARQAIAVREYLDKTENEYIIVCGDFNDTPVSYAKHKIKGNLKDAFVESGSGMGITFNRNRFYFRIDNILYSKNMKAYNCSVGTLKNSDHYPIVTHLEFSE; encoded by the coding sequence ATGAAAACATTCAAAAAGTTTGCTCTAACAGTTATAACTTTAGTATTTATATTAAGTATTATCGTTTTATTAATATCTGCTTTTTCCGATAGAATATCCCCTCTCAGGAATGTATATATATCTTTCTTTGGTCTATTTTTCCCTTTCATTTTAGGTTTCAATATTTTATTCTTGATAATATGGGCTATATTTAAGAAATGGAAGTATGTCGCAATATCCTTTTTAGTATTAATTATATGTAGTGGATCAATAAGAGCGTATTTCCCGATTAACTTCCCTAATAAAGAGATTCCACAAAACAGCATCAAGGTATTGACATACAATGTTATGAGATTTGAACATCTGAGAAAACATTCTACAAAAGAACCAAACCCGATTTTAGAATACGTAAAAGAACAAGACCCTGATATAGTTTGCTTTCAAGAGTTCGCCTTTTCTGAGCAAGATAATTTTCTGACAAAAAAAGATATTATCAAGGCTATTGATATGCCATATCATAGTATTTTATTTCCGAAACAACATAGTTCCAACGGATTAGCAATATTTTCTAAATACCCTATCCTGTCCGCCAGACTATTACCTATAAGTAGCGAATACAATGGTGCCGGAGTATACGATTTAGACATAAACGGCAAAAAGGTTACACTGGTTAATAACCATTTAGAATCTAACAAGCTATCAGGAGAAGATAGAACCACTTACTACAATATGACGACTAAAGACATTAACTCTCAGAAATTAGAAGCTTTCACTCATTTAATGTTCAGGCGATTAAGACCTGCATTCAAGAAAAGAGCAAGGCAAGCAATAGCTGTTAGAGAATATCTCGATAAAACAGAAAATGAATATATTATTGTATGCGGAGATTTTAACGACACTCCTGTATCTTACGCTAAACACAAAATAAAAGGAAACTTAAAAGATGCTTTTGTCGAAAGTGGCTCTGGAATGGGAATTACATTTAACCGTAATCGCTTTTACTTTAGAATAGACAATATTTTATATAGTAAAAATATGAAAGCTTATAACTGCTCTGTAGGAACTCTGAAAAATTCAGATCACTACCCCATAGTTACTCATCTCGAATTTTCTGAATAA
- a CDS encoding formate--tetrahydrofolate ligase (product_source=KO:K01938; cath_funfam=3.10.410.10,3.40.50.300; cog=COG2759; ko=KO:K01938; pfam=PF01268; superfamily=52540) codes for MKTDIEIAREAELKQINEVAENINIPVGEIFNYGKYIAKVPISLIDEEKIKDNNLILVTAITPTKAGIGKTTVSIGLALGLKEIGKKAIVALREPSLGPCFGMKGGAAGGGYAQVLPMESINLHFTGDFHAITSAHNMITALLDNYLYQNQGKCDVALKRVFWKRVVDVNDRSLRKIVTGLGARTNGIPTETGFDITPASEIMAILCLSKDMEDLKRRIGEILLGITYNDEPFKVKDLKIEGAIAVLLKDAINPNLVQTTENTPAFVHGGPFANIAHGCNSIIATKMALSFGEYVVTEAGFGADLGAEKFFNIKCRKAGLQPKLTVIVVTSQALKMHGGVSVEDIKNPNKDGLTKGFENLGKHIENISNLGQSIVVAFNKYAFDTDDEIALVGEYCKSKGVGFAVNNAFVEGGKGAVELANVVVDTIKNNPSAKLKFTYEENDPIRLKVEKIAKEVYGAKSVQFSSKANKKLKIVSAMDIEHYPVCIAKTQYSFSGDAKAYGVAKDFELTINDIVINNGAEFIVAIAGEIMRMPGLPKVPQAVHIDIVNGEIEGLS; via the coding sequence ATGAAAACTGATATTGAAATTGCTCGAGAGGCAGAGCTTAAACAAATCAACGAAGTAGCTGAGAATATTAATATTCCTGTTGGAGAAATATTTAACTATGGTAAGTATATAGCTAAAGTTCCTATTTCTCTGATTGATGAAGAGAAGATTAAAGATAATAATCTTATTCTTGTAACAGCTATTACTCCTACAAAGGCAGGTATAGGTAAAACAACAGTGTCAATAGGTTTGGCTTTGGGTTTGAAAGAGATTGGTAAAAAGGCAATAGTTGCTCTTAGAGAACCTTCTTTAGGCCCTTGTTTTGGTATGAAAGGTGGTGCTGCAGGCGGTGGGTATGCACAAGTGTTACCTATGGAAAGTATAAATCTTCACTTTACAGGAGATTTTCACGCTATCACTTCGGCTCATAATATGATTACTGCTCTCTTAGATAATTATCTTTATCAGAATCAAGGTAAGTGTGATGTGGCATTAAAGCGTGTGTTCTGGAAACGTGTGGTTGATGTTAATGATAGAAGTTTACGTAAAATAGTTACAGGATTAGGAGCTCGCACTAACGGAATACCTACAGAAACAGGATTTGATATTACTCCTGCTTCTGAAATTATGGCTATCCTGTGTTTGTCTAAAGATATGGAGGATTTGAAACGTCGTATAGGAGAAATTCTTCTTGGTATAACTTACAATGATGAACCTTTTAAAGTTAAAGATCTAAAGATTGAGGGTGCAATAGCTGTACTTCTTAAAGATGCGATAAATCCTAATTTGGTACAAACAACAGAAAATACTCCTGCTTTTGTTCACGGTGGACCGTTCGCGAATATTGCTCATGGTTGTAATTCTATTATTGCAACTAAAATGGCACTTTCTTTCGGAGAGTATGTTGTTACTGAGGCGGGCTTTGGAGCTGATTTGGGAGCAGAGAAATTCTTTAATATTAAATGTCGTAAAGCGGGATTACAACCTAAACTTACAGTAATTGTGGTTACATCTCAGGCTTTGAAGATGCACGGTGGTGTTTCTGTTGAAGATATTAAAAATCCTAACAAAGACGGTTTGACCAAAGGTTTTGAAAATTTAGGTAAACACATTGAAAATATAAGTAATTTAGGACAAAGCATAGTTGTTGCCTTCAATAAATATGCTTTTGATACAGATGACGAAATAGCATTGGTTGGCGAATATTGTAAATCAAAAGGTGTAGGTTTTGCGGTTAACAATGCATTTGTTGAAGGAGGCAAGGGTGCTGTAGAGTTGGCTAATGTAGTTGTAGATACAATCAAGAATAATCCTTCAGCTAAGCTTAAGTTTACTTATGAAGAAAATGATCCTATCAGACTTAAAGTAGAGAAAATAGCCAAAGAGGTTTACGGTGCTAAATCGGTTCAGTTTAGTAGTAAGGCAAATAAGAAATTAAAGATAGTTAGTGCTATGGATATAGAACATTATCCTGTATGTATAGCAAAAACTCAATATTCTTTCTCTGGAGATGCCAAAGCTTATGGTGTAGCTAAGGATTTCGAACTAACAATAAATGATATCGTAATAAATAACGGAGCTGAATTTATTGTAGCCATAGCGGGAGAAATAATGCGTATGCCAGGATTGCCTAAAGTTCCGCAAGCTGTACATATAGATATAGTTAATGGAGAAATAGAAGGACTTTCGTAA
- a CDS encoding excinuclease ABC subunit B (product_source=KO:K03702; cath_funfam=3.40.50.300,4.10.860.10; cog=COG0556; ko=KO:K03702; pfam=PF00271,PF02151,PF04851,PF12344,PF17757; smart=SM00487; superfamily=52540; tigrfam=TIGR00631), with translation MKFKLTSDYKPTGDQPQAIQELVKGINQQLPYQTLLGVTGSGKTFTAANVINELNRPTLVLSHNKTLAAQLYSEFKAFFPDNIVEYFVSYYDYYQPEAYIPTSNTYIEKDLSINDEIEKLRLSATSSLLSGRRDIIIVSSVSCLYGIGNPEDFKENVTYIKRGMTFSRNEFLRKLVAGLYSRNQIEFTRGKFRVKGDTVDVFLSYSDTALRIVFWGDEIEEIYTFDPLDGQSLEVFDEYNIYPANLFVTTQERINSAVQEIDVDLGERVRFLNDIGKQQEAKRLYERVTYDLEMIRELGYCSGIENYSRYFDRRPAGSRPFCLIDYFPKDFLTIIDESHVTVPQIRAMYGGDHSRKINLVEYGFRLPAAIDNRPLTFDEFESLTPQKIFISATPADFELEMSEGIVVEQVIRPTGLLDPIIEVRPSLNQIDDLMEEIQIRTEKEERVLVTTLTKRMAEELNSYFSRLGIRTAYIHSDVDTLERIEIMEKLRQGIFDVLIGVNLLREGLDLPEVSLVAILDADKEGFLRSHRSLTQTAGRAARNINGKVIFYADKITDSMQKTIDETTRRREKQLKYNEEHSIIPKQIRKTTQSTLIKNTGENKKLYEIKEEKSNLAAEPVVSMMNKKQLSKAIDKTRKMMMEASKRLDFLEAAQYRDELLKLEEILNNYKDEN, from the coding sequence ATGAAGTTCAAACTAACTTCGGATTATAAGCCAACGGGCGACCAGCCTCAAGCTATACAGGAATTAGTAAAAGGTATTAACCAGCAACTCCCATATCAAACATTATTGGGAGTTACTGGTTCTGGTAAAACTTTTACTGCTGCTAATGTTATTAATGAACTTAACAGACCTACATTGGTGTTGAGTCATAATAAAACTTTAGCTGCTCAGTTGTATAGTGAGTTTAAGGCTTTCTTCCCTGATAATATTGTTGAGTATTTTGTTTCTTATTACGATTATTATCAGCCAGAGGCATATATTCCGACTTCAAATACTTACATAGAAAAAGATTTATCAATAAATGATGAAATAGAGAAACTACGGTTGTCTGCTACTTCTTCTCTTCTTTCGGGGAGAAGGGATATTATCATAGTTTCTTCTGTTTCTTGTTTATATGGTATTGGAAATCCAGAAGACTTTAAGGAGAATGTTACCTATATAAAAAGAGGTATGACTTTCTCAAGAAATGAATTTCTTCGTAAATTGGTTGCCGGACTGTATTCGAGAAATCAGATTGAGTTTACAAGAGGTAAGTTCAGAGTGAAGGGAGATACCGTTGATGTTTTCTTGTCATACAGTGATACGGCACTTAGAATTGTTTTCTGGGGAGATGAAATAGAAGAAATATATACTTTCGACCCTCTTGATGGTCAATCTTTAGAAGTATTTGATGAGTATAATATATATCCGGCTAACTTGTTTGTTACAACTCAAGAAAGGATAAACTCTGCCGTGCAAGAAATAGATGTTGATTTAGGCGAAAGGGTGAGATTCTTAAATGATATAGGTAAGCAACAGGAAGCTAAACGATTATACGAAAGAGTTACCTATGACCTTGAAATGATACGCGAACTTGGTTATTGTTCGGGTATAGAAAACTATTCGAGATATTTTGATAGACGACCAGCAGGTAGTCGTCCATTCTGTTTGATAGATTACTTTCCCAAAGATTTCTTAACTATAATAGACGAGAGTCACGTTACAGTGCCTCAGATACGAGCAATGTATGGCGGTGATCATTCTCGAAAGATAAACTTGGTAGAATATGGTTTTCGTTTGCCTGCTGCTATAGACAATCGTCCGCTTACGTTCGACGAGTTTGAGTCGCTAACTCCTCAAAAGATATTTATAAGTGCAACTCCTGCCGATTTTGAATTGGAGATGAGTGAGGGAATTGTTGTTGAACAGGTTATAAGACCTACGGGCTTGTTAGACCCTATAATAGAAGTTCGTCCGAGTTTAAATCAGATTGATGATTTAATGGAGGAAATTCAGATTAGAACAGAAAAAGAAGAGAGAGTCTTGGTTACTACTCTTACTAAACGTATGGCGGAAGAGCTAAATTCTTATTTTTCAAGGTTGGGAATACGCACTGCTTACATACACTCCGACGTAGATACTTTGGAAAGAATAGAGATAATGGAAAAGCTTCGTCAAGGAATATTTGATGTGCTTATAGGTGTAAATCTTCTTCGTGAGGGTTTAGACTTACCCGAAGTGTCGCTTGTTGCTATCTTAGATGCCGATAAGGAAGGCTTTTTGCGTTCTCATCGTTCTTTAACACAAACAGCAGGACGTGCGGCGCGTAATATCAACGGTAAAGTTATCTTCTATGCCGATAAAATTACCGATAGTATGCAAAAAACCATAGATGAAACAACAAGAAGGAGAGAGAAGCAATTAAAATACAACGAAGAACATAGTATTATTCCTAAACAAATAAGAAAGACTACTCAATCAACGTTAATTAAAAACACAGGTGAGAATAAAAAGCTTTACGAAATAAAAGAAGAAAAGTCGAACCTTGCTGCCGAACCTGTTGTTAGTATGATGAACAAGAAACAATTATCTAAAGCTATTGATAAAACTCGAAAGATGATGATGGAGGCTTCTAAGCGTTTAGACTTTTTAGAGGCAGCTCAATATAGAGACGAATTATTAAAACTTGAAGAAATATTAAACAATTATAAAGATGAAAACTGA
- a CDS encoding hypothetical protein (product_source=Hypo-rule applied; cath_funfam=1.10.1330.10,2.60.120.260; cleavage_site_network=SignalP-noTM; pfam=PF00754,PF01055,PF16338,PF17137; smart=SM00060; superfamily=49265,49384,49785,51011,51445,63446,74650): MKNIIKDLKQKTIALLICGLVFASSLEVANAKVVSARAINPTTVEVVLDGNQRMTFDFYGDNIFRLFQDNAGGILRDPEAKPEAKILVNNPRKNLTQLDVNNGSEAISISTSAVEISIDKNTLLIKVLDKKTNKTVFETTEPVLFQKNKVTITIKENADEYFYGGGVQNGRFSHKGKAIAIENQNSWTDGGVASPNPYYWSTNGYAMMWYTFKKGKYDFGAEEKGIVKLYHETTYLDVFFMVNEGAVPLLNDYYQLTGRPALIPKFGLYQGHLNAYNRDYWVADTTGTGILFEDGKRYKESQKDNGGVKESLNGELNNYQFSARAVIDRYLDNDMPLGWILPNDGYGAGYGQTGTIDGNIQNLRSLADYAQSKGVKIGLWTQSDLHPKPEIEALLQRDIVKEVRDAGVRVLKTDVAWVGPGYSFGLNGITDAANIMTYYGDNARPFIISLDGWAGTQRYAGIWSGDQTGGLWEYIRFHIPTYIGSGLSGNPNISSDMDGIFGGKNVPVNVRDFQWKTFTPMQLNMDGWGSNPKYPQALGEPAASINRWYLKMKSEIMPYAYSVAKESVDGLPMIRAMFLEYPNTYTLGKATQYQFLYGPNFLVAPIYQETKADTIGNDIRNGIYLPEGEWVDYFTGEIYKGNCIINNFEAPLWKLPVFVKNGAIIPVIKSNNNLADIDKNLRMYEVYPYGQSSFTEYDDDGETTEYIAGKETSTLIESSVNKDKVTITINPTVGEYNGLVKDKATELIINVTEKPKKLSAKIGKNKIKLTEVNSIEDFNNGNNVYFYNATPNLNKYATKGSEFEKVVITKNAQVLVKLASTDITANTTVVEVEGFKFAPANTLLAKTGAVSAPISAKVTDENATAYTLAPSWDIVNNADFYEIEFDGMLYSTIKEPILLFENLEPVTEYTFKLRAVNKDGNSDWNTFMATTKSNPLEFAITGIVGETSVENQGRSLLKLFDFEEGDDLWHTRYSVNAIPFDLVMDLKSVNQLDKFHYLPRENASNGTILKGSVSYSMDKENWTEVSEFEWKRDNETKVFTFEDRPTARYIKLSVTEGVGNYGSGREIYVFKVPGTESYIPGDINNDKKVDENDLTSYMNYTGLRTVDSDFEYVSIGDINKNGLIDAYDISNVAVKLDGGVENTRIDSLSGVIELSASKQNYSANDDVEITVKGKDLKSVNALSFALTYDAQSYEFVAIEALNMKEMVNLTKDRLHSNGVKALYPTFVNMGEKDALEGSEDLFVIKLKAKKNIKFDLKAEDIILVDKRLNVVK, translated from the coding sequence ATGAAGAATATAATTAAAGATTTAAAGCAAAAAACTATTGCTTTGTTAATCTGTGGACTTGTTTTTGCATCTTCTTTAGAGGTGGCAAATGCAAAAGTTGTTAGTGCGCGAGCAATTAATCCGACAACAGTAGAAGTTGTTCTTGATGGAAATCAACGAATGACGTTTGATTTTTATGGAGATAATATCTTCCGTTTATTTCAAGATAATGCGGGAGGTATCTTAAGAGATCCGGAAGCTAAGCCAGAGGCTAAGATTTTAGTTAATAATCCAAGAAAAAACCTTACTCAATTAGACGTTAATAATGGTAGTGAGGCAATTTCTATATCTACATCGGCGGTAGAAATAAGTATAGATAAGAATACTTTATTGATTAAGGTGTTAGATAAAAAGACAAACAAGACAGTGTTTGAAACTACAGAACCTGTATTGTTTCAGAAAAATAAAGTTACAATAACTATAAAAGAAAATGCTGATGAGTATTTTTATGGTGGAGGTGTGCAAAACGGACGTTTCTCGCACAAAGGAAAAGCTATCGCTATAGAAAATCAAAATAGTTGGACTGATGGTGGTGTTGCTTCGCCAAATCCTTATTACTGGTCTACCAACGGATATGCAATGATGTGGTACACTTTCAAAAAAGGTAAATACGATTTCGGAGCAGAAGAGAAAGGTATTGTTAAACTTTATCACGAAACGACTTACTTAGATGTATTCTTTATGGTGAACGAAGGTGCTGTGCCATTGTTGAATGATTATTATCAGTTAACGGGAAGACCAGCCTTAATCCCTAAGTTTGGTTTATACCAAGGACACCTTAATGCTTATAATAGAGACTATTGGGTCGCGGATACTACAGGTACAGGCATCTTATTTGAAGATGGAAAGCGTTATAAAGAAAGTCAAAAAGATAATGGAGGAGTAAAAGAGTCTTTAAATGGAGAACTAAATAATTATCAGTTTTCGGCTCGTGCAGTTATCGACCGTTATTTAGATAATGATATGCCTTTAGGTTGGATTTTACCTAATGATGGTTATGGTGCTGGTTACGGACAAACAGGCACTATTGATGGTAATATTCAGAATTTAAGAAGTTTGGCAGATTATGCTCAGAGCAAAGGAGTTAAAATAGGTTTGTGGACTCAGTCAGACCTTCACCCTAAGCCAGAAATTGAGGCTTTACTTCAAAGAGATATAGTTAAAGAAGTGCGCGATGCTGGAGTTAGAGTATTAAAAACTGATGTGGCGTGGGTTGGTCCAGGTTATTCTTTCGGATTAAATGGTATCACTGATGCTGCAAATATAATGACATACTACGGCGATAATGCTCGTCCGTTTATTATTTCTTTAGATGGTTGGGCTGGTACTCAACGTTATGCTGGTATTTGGTCGGGCGACCAAACAGGTGGACTTTGGGAATATATTCGTTTTCATATCCCAACTTATATAGGTTCGGGCTTGTCGGGTAATCCAAATATATCTTCTGATATGGACGGTATTTTCGGAGGTAAAAACGTACCAGTTAATGTTCGTGATTTCCAATGGAAAACGTTTACTCCAATGCAACTTAATATGGACGGTTGGGGCTCGAATCCTAAATATCCTCAAGCTTTAGGAGAACCTGCAGCATCTATAAATCGTTGGTACTTGAAAATGAAATCAGAAATTATGCCTTATGCTTATAGTGTAGCCAAAGAATCGGTTGATGGACTACCTATGATAAGAGCAATGTTCTTGGAATATCCTAATACTTATACTCTTGGTAAGGCAACTCAATATCAATTCTTGTACGGACCTAATTTCTTGGTTGCTCCTATCTATCAAGAAACTAAAGCAGATACTATTGGTAATGATATTCGTAATGGTATTTATCTTCCTGAAGGTGAATGGGTAGACTATTTTACAGGAGAAATATATAAAGGTAATTGTATAATAAATAATTTTGAAGCTCCACTTTGGAAACTTCCTGTATTTGTTAAAAACGGTGCTATTATTCCTGTTATAAAGTCTAACAATAATTTAGCAGATATTGATAAAAATCTTCGTATGTATGAAGTGTATCCTTACGGACAAAGTTCGTTTACTGAATATGATGATGATGGAGAAACAACTGAATATATTGCAGGTAAAGAAACTTCTACTCTTATCGAATCTTCGGTAAATAAAGATAAGGTAACAATCACTATCAACCCTACAGTTGGAGAATATAATGGTTTGGTTAAAGATAAAGCAACTGAATTAATTATTAATGTTACTGAAAAACCTAAAAAACTTTCTGCTAAAATAGGTAAGAACAAGATTAAACTTACTGAGGTTAATTCTATAGAAGACTTTAATAATGGTAATAATGTTTATTTCTATAATGCAACTCCTAACTTAAATAAATATGCAACTAAGGGTAGTGAGTTCGAGAAAGTAGTTATAACTAAAAATGCTCAGGTATTGGTTAAGTTAGCGTCTACTGATATTACTGCTAATACAACTGTAGTGGAAGTAGAAGGATTTAAGTTTGCTCCAGCTAATACGCTTCTTGCTAAAACAGGTGCTGTTTCTGCTCCTATTAGTGCAAAAGTAACAGACGAAAATGCAACTGCTTATACTCTTGCTCCAAGTTGGGATATTGTAAACAATGCTGATTTCTATGAAATAGAGTTCGATGGTATGCTTTACTCTACTATTAAAGAACCAATATTATTGTTCGAAAACTTAGAGCCAGTTACTGAATATACTTTCAAACTTAGAGCTGTTAATAAAGATGGGAACTCTGATTGGAATACATTTATGGCAACTACTAAATCTAATCCTCTTGAGTTTGCAATAACAGGTATAGTAGGAGAGACTTCGGTAGAAAATCAAGGTCGCTCATTGCTTAAACTTTTCGACTTTGAAGAAGGAGACGACTTGTGGCATACTCGTTATAGTGTTAATGCTATTCCTTTCGATCTTGTAATGGACTTGAAATCAGTTAATCAGTTAGATAAATTCCATTATCTTCCTCGTGAAAATGCTTCTAACGGAACAATCCTTAAGGGTAGTGTTTCTTATAGTATGGATAAAGAAAACTGGACTGAGGTTAGTGAGTTTGAATGGAAACGTGATAATGAAACTAAGGTGTTTACTTTTGAAGACCGTCCGACAGCTCGTTATATAAAACTTTCGGTTACTGAAGGTGTAGGTAATTATGGCTCTGGAAGAGAAATATATGTATTCAAAGTTCCAGGAACTGAAAGCTATATACCAGGAGATATTAATAACGATAAGAAAGTTGACGAAAACGACCTTACTTCTTATATGAACTATACAGGTTTAAGAACTGTAGACTCTGATTTTGAGTATGTAAGTATAGGAGATATTAACAAAAACGGATTGATAGATGCTTACGATATTTCTAACGTTGCTGTTAAATTAGATGGCGGAGTAGAAAATACTCGTATCGATTCTCTTAGTGGTGTGATAGAGTTAAGCGCATCAAAACAAAATTACTCGGCAAACGATGATGTGGAAATTACTGTTAAAGGTAAAGACCTTAAATCGGTAAATGCTTTAAGTTTTGCGCTTACTTATGATGCTCAAAGTTATGAATTTGTTGCTATAGAAGCTTTGAATATGAAAGAGATGGTAAATCTTACAAAAGACCGTCTGCATTCTAATGGTGTAAAAGCTTTATATCCTACTTTCGTAAATATGGGCGAAAAAGATGCTCTTGAAGGTTCTGAAGATTTATTTGTTATCAAATTGAAAGCAAAGAAAAATATTAAGTTCGATCTTAAAGCCGAAGATATTATCTTGGTGGATAAGAGGCTCAATGTTGTTAAATGA
- a CDS encoding hypothetical protein (product_source=Hypo-rule applied; cleavage_site_network=SignalP-noTM; superfamily=50685) produces the protein MKKFFLCFICVLSIYACNTQSSISNFTKISDTYSKLVEQPNNLDCQQAFFDAFPNSWNEFNITYGYFPEDKYGSTLHSNLYSHSYDHIKALGNLTLIDESLYCEKLVDIAIGGRWDADGPNHFQALLHNTMKSKGNLLFETVTKEYLNTSKVLFWQFYWSSLLKVKEYEEEFNYLYNSNKEKYPQEVETMKAAFDLFHGKVGGTLP, from the coding sequence ATGAAAAAGTTCTTTTTGTGTTTTATTTGTGTACTGAGCATATATGCTTGTAACACTCAAAGTAGTATCTCTAATTTTACAAAGATAAGTGATACGTACAGTAAATTAGTTGAACAACCTAACAACTTAGATTGTCAACAAGCCTTTTTTGATGCTTTCCCTAATTCGTGGAATGAATTTAATATTACTTACGGATATTTCCCCGAAGATAAGTATGGCTCTACTTTACACTCAAATCTATATTCTCATTCGTACGACCATATTAAAGCATTGGGTAATCTAACTCTTATCGACGAATCGTTGTATTGTGAGAAATTAGTAGATATAGCTATAGGTGGAAGATGGGACGCCGACGGACCTAATCATTTCCAAGCACTTCTACATAATACTATGAAAAGTAAAGGCAACTTACTATTCGAGACAGTAACAAAAGAATACTTGAACACTTCTAAAGTTCTTTTTTGGCAATTCTACTGGTCGAGCCTTCTTAAAGTAAAAGAATACGAAGAAGAATTTAATTATCTATACAACTCAAACAAAGAAAAATACCCACAAGAAGTCGAAACAATGAAAGCTGCGTTTGATTTGTTTCACGGAAAAGTTGGAGGCACTCTTCCTTAA